In Sphingobacterium sp. R2, the genomic stretch CGGATGTTTTTCCTCGGCTCAAGCCTGATGTACTTGTTATATTGGGAGATCGATACGAAATGTTGGCAATTGCTGCTGCAGCGACGATATTTCAAATTCCAATTGCTCATATACATGGTGGTGAGATTACGGAAGGTGCCTATGATGATGCGATAAGACATGCTATTACTAAACTAAGCCATTTGCATTTTACGTCAACCGATGAGTATAGAAATCGTGTTATTCAGATGGGAGAAAATCCCGATTTAGTATTTAACGTTGGGGCAATTGGACTAGATAATATCAAAAATTTAACGCTATTAACAAAGGATGAGTTGGAATCTAATTTAAATATTAAATTTAAAAAATTTAATTATCAAGTGACATATCATCCCGAGACCTTAGCAGGAATAAGTGCCGAAAAACAATTTCAGCTATTATTACAAGCCATAGATCAGCAAGAAGATAGTTTTTTTGTTTTTACAAAAGCTAATGCGGATACAAATGGACGAATAATAAATCAGATGATTGATCAATACGTTGCTGATAATATTGGAAAAGCAGCAGCCTTTTCTTCATTGGGGACCCTGCGATTTTTGTCTTTGGTTAAGTATTGTACTGCGATAGTTGGAAATAGCTCAAGTGGTATTTTGGAAGCACCATCTTTAAACACAGCTACAATAAATATAGGCGATAGGCAAAGGGGTAGAGTACAAAGCTGCTCCGTGATAAATGTAGCTTGTGATTTTAATGCAATAATGATGGGGTTTGAAGAGATAAAGAGCAATAAAATAATCGGTAATACAGAGGACTCTAAGAATCCGTATTATAGTGGTGGAGCCGCAAATCAAATCTTTCAAGTATTGGCGGGGTATCCAACTCAAAGTACTGTTAAAAAATTTTATAATTTGAGATGAGTATTGTCAATAAACATATCGTATACAGGGAACAAACTGTAAGAGAGGCACTAATAAAATTGGATAAGATAGCTCCTTCCTCAATTTTGTTCGTCGTTGATGATGATAACACCTTATTAGGATCATTGACGGATGGAGATCTTAGGCGAGGTTTCATTAGAGGATTGGGGTTTGAAAATAGTTTGTTGGAATTTACACAGTCGAAGCCGGTGTATATCCGAGAAAATGAATATGATTTAAGAAAGTTAGAGGAATTTAAAAG encodes the following:
- the neuC gene encoding UDP-N-acetylglucosamine 2-epimerase, which translates into the protein MKKICVVTATRAEYGLLKPLMELIQQSSELALQIIVTGAHLSPEFGLTYQQIESDGFAIDEKVEILLSSDTPSSVVKTMGLAMNGMADVFPRLKPDVLVILGDRYEMLAIAAAATIFQIPIAHIHGGEITEGAYDDAIRHAITKLSHLHFTSTDEYRNRVIQMGENPDLVFNVGAIGLDNIKNLTLLTKDELESNLNIKFKKFNYQVTYHPETLAGISAEKQFQLLLQAIDQQEDSFFVFTKANADTNGRIINQMIDQYVADNIGKAAAFSSLGTLRFLSLVKYCTAIVGNSSSGILEAPSLNTATINIGDRQRGRVQSCSVINVACDFNAIMMGFEEIKSNKIIGNTEDSKNPYYSGGAANQIFQVLAGYPTQSTVKKFYNLR